The sequence below is a genomic window from Brevibacillus agri.
GGAGTAGGGTATTGCCAAGTGTACAACGAGGAAAAGCTGACGACGGCCTTTATGGACTGGGTGCGCGAGCAGGGCGAAGACGTGACGCTGATTGCCTGCAAGGAAGCGATGACCGGAGAAGATTTTGGCTACTTCCTGCAGGAGATTCCGGGCTTTTTGTTCTGGCTGGGCGTCCATACTCCGTACGGGCTGCACCATTCCAAAATCGAGCCGAGCGAGGACGCGATCGAAGTCGGGATCCGCTTGGTCTCCCGATATTTTACGTGGCTGTCGGAACAAAATTAGCGCGAGACAGGCAGCAAAAAAAGAGCGGCGAAGCTGGCCGCTCTTTTTTGTATGCGAAAAAAGGTTTGGTGAGAGATTGGGGATGTTTTTTGTCAAGAGTCCTGCGTATTTTCTTTTCGAGATTGTGTATAAGTCTTTCTTCCTGGATGTCCCGCGCCTGTGGATTCTGTGGATACTGTTGAAAAAACTTGTCTTCGGACCACAACTATTTGCTGTCTTCCACGTATAAAATAGGGAGAAGCAATTCCGGAAAATCAAGCGCTGCCGCGCACACATACAGGAGGATTATGACATGAAAAAAGCATGGTTATCGGCCTTGTTGGCGCTGACTGTAGCGGGAGTTGGGAGTACCGCCGCTTTGGGAGAAGGTGCGTTGCGCGTTTTTTTAGGCACGGAAACGATTTCAAGCGATATGCCTGCTTCCAAGGCCGATTCGGTTGAGGCCTTGGTCAACAAGCTTGGCGGGTTTGTTGATTACGATTCGCGCACGGGCAAGCTGCAGGTAGTCAAGCCTAACGTAAACATCATCGTCATTGAAGGAATTCAGCAGACGCGCAATAAAAATATCGTCTTCAGCAACCCGGTCAAAGGCTACAGCGACAAAAACGTACCGCGCACTTTCAACGTATTCGTTGAGGTAGACGAAGCGCCTGTCGCCAAAGACTTGCGGATGCAGCTCGTCCTGATTGGACCGGACGGCAAGGAAGTGAGCAAAGGCAAAGAGTGGAAGTACTCCACGCAAAATGCGAACAGCTTCTACTTCTCCGAGCCGTTTGTATCGACAAAGCTGGAGGCGTATGGAAATTACAAGGTCCAGGTGCAGATGAAGTCCGAGAAGTTTAATTCCTACGTAGTCGTAGGCGAAAACACGTTTACGGTAGGACGATAAATTAAATGCTCCTGATACGTTCCCACTTGGCTAGGTCACATGGTATAATAGACTGAAAAAACCAATATACATGTTGAAAGCAAGTACATGAAAGAAAGGAACGATGGGAGCAAATGGAGACAAATCCCCCGCGATCGTCCACGGATGTAGAAGGCCCGAGTATCCACATCGCCTGGAAAGATGAGCATTCGATTCAGGCGGAGTGGAGTATGACGAAGGAGTTCGAGCAGGAAGTGGAGAAGAAATTTGCGATACCTTTTGCCGAGCTGCCGTTTGTCCTGCGCCTTTTTGACGTGACTGACCGCAAAGAGATCCGCAATGATGGCACAGACCTTTACACTGATTTTGATATCAACCATCGTTCTTCCGAATGGATTTTGTACGGAGTGACGCAAGGATTGGAATATTGCGTAGACCTGGGCATTCGGATGGTGGACGGAAGGTTCTATTCGCTGTCAAGATCTCAAATGATTTGAATCATCGTGCTCATTTGATCTGGCTTCCGGGCGAAAGCTCGCGCGAAGCTCTCTATGATGCAGTACCTGTTTTTTTTCATAAGGAAAGAGCCCCGCTTAGCCCAGGTTCGCCTGTGCTGGAACGGGGCTTTTGTTTTCGCATACGATAACGTTATGGTGCTTCGCGTTGTTTGTCGAGCAGGCGCAGGGCGACAGCGAGGACGGCCCATACAGGCATCGGTTCGTCCAGCTTGCTGAGCCACTCTGGCGAGGTGATAAGCCCCTCGCGAAGCACGCGTTTGCCCAGATCAAGCTTCCAGGGCGGATACGGTGACGGCTCCTCTGGCGCGAACTGATCGTAGGCCGTCAGGTTGTACGTCTGGATCAGGCGGATCAGCTTGTCGGCGTATTGCGGGTCTGTGGCATAGCCGGCTTTTGACAGAGCCTGGGCAGCCTCCTGCGGTGTGGATGCCGTCAGCACGTTTTTGTAGGTAGGCTTGAGCAGAAACTGGGCGTGATCGTCAATCGATTGCTGATAGCTGTAGTACGCTTTGAACGTAGACTGGCGGGACACGGTCTGCCCATTCTCCACCTCCTTGCTTGTGATGGTGACGGAACCGGCCGGGCCTGTGCCTTTGATCCCGAACAAATTGTACGAGGAGCGGCCTGTAACTGGGTCTTGCGGGACTTTTTGCCCCCATCCCGATTCCAGGATGGCTTGCGCAATGGTGATCGAAGGGAAGATATGGTAATTGAGAAAAGTTTGCCTGGCGGAGCCTGCCACCAGCTCGATGAATGCTTTCGGTTCCATGCGGGCACCTCTCTTCATGGTGAGCATGCTGGTTTTTGCCGCTTTTTTGTGTCGCCCCCGATTCGGGACACAAAAAGGGCCATCCGTACCATTCTTATGCCGGAGCCAGCGAAAAAGCCCACTTGCGGAAGAAAGCCGAACGCGGAGGCAGCCAGTAAGCGACAGCGCGCATTTTGCCAAGCGGCCACAAAAAAACAGCCGACAACATCGGCTGCTTGCGTTCTTATGGTTTGCGCGGCTGAAAGTACTGGATGCGCTTGTTGAACAGATGGAGCTCCGCCTTGTAATCGCGGGCCAAGTAACGACAGTATTCGTTTGCTTTGTTCTTGTCGCCGTGCGTCGCTGATTCGGGCAGGGCAATCTGGATGTAGTGCTTCTCGGTGCCGTTTTCCTCTTTGCTGCCGACCCCTACGACGATGGACTTGTACATGCTTGGGTCTTTTCCTTTCAGGAGGAACCACGAGTCCTTGCCTTCCGGACGTTCTTCTATGGTATATGGAAAAGCGGCCTCTGCGTAGGACCAGCCGAGCTGCTCCCCTGTTTTCGAGGTCATGTCCATATATCGCGTAAACTTGGCTTTTACGTCGTCAATACTTGCGGATTGGGCAGTTGAGCCATTAACGAAATAGATGTAGGCCGATTGAAGTTTCACGATTGCACCCTCCTAGTACCCGGAATATCTGCGTTTAGTGTAGCATTGCTTCCACACTTTGGCAATGAGACAGTTGGGAAAGGAAAACAATTGCGCGTCTTTTCTGAAAAGTGTAAAATATAAATACTATTTATATAGTCGATAAGTGAACGATAAAGGATCATGGAGGAGT
It includes:
- a CDS encoding DUF4912 domain-containing protein, yielding MTKEFEQEVEKKFAIPFAELPFVLRLFDVTDRKEIRNDGTDLYTDFDINHRSSEWILYGVTQGLEYCVDLGIRMVDGRFYSLSRSQMI
- a CDS encoding glycoside hydrolase family 73 protein, which encodes MEPKAFIELVAGSARQTFLNYHIFPSITIAQAILESGWGQKVPQDPVTGRSSYNLFGIKGTGPAGSVTITSKEVENGQTVSRQSTFKAYYSYQQSIDDHAQFLLKPTYKNVLTASTPQEAAQALSKAGYATDPQYADKLIRLIQTYNLTAYDQFAPEEPSPYPPWKLDLGKRVLREGLITSPEWLSKLDEPMPVWAVLAVALRLLDKQREAP
- a CDS encoding DUF1885 family protein codes for the protein MKLQSAYIYFVNGSTAQSASIDDVKAKFTRYMDMTSKTGEQLGWSYAEAAFPYTIEERPEGKDSWFLLKGKDPSMYKSIVVGVGSKEENGTEKHYIQIALPESATHGDKNKANEYCRYLARDYKAELHLFNKRIQYFQPRKP